DNA from Pelobacter propionicus DSM 2379:
GCCTCGGTTGCGGCTGGCAGCGGGGCAATCACCCCTTCAGCTGCTGACGGCGTTGTCAACAAGATCTATTCCAACTCTCTGGAGGCAAGCAATGTGGACATGGCATCCCAGTTTGTCAGGTTGATCCAGACTCAGCAGGCGTATACCGCCAATTCCAAGACTATTACCACGGCGGATGAGATGACCGATGTGGTTTTGAACCTGATCCGTTAATCCGACCATATACTGTCCGTATAAGGCCTCCGGTGCTCTCGATGCCCCGGAGGCCTTCATTCTCAATGTTTAATTGATTGCAAAAACGAAAAAATCGTTTTAAATAGTAACAAGCCAATTCATTGATTTTATTACTCAACCATGGAGGACCCACATGGCCAAGGACGAGCAGGAATCCGCGGAAGTTGAAGGTGGCAGCAACAAGAAAAAGATGTTCATCATTATCGGCGCTGCCGTGGCCGCGGTCGTTATCCTTGGTGTCGTGGCGTTCATGCTGATGGGTAAGGGTGGCAGCGACGAGAAAGGCAAGGAAGGCGAGGCCAAGACCGAGGCCAAGGCCGAGGGAGGACATGGGGGGGAGACAACCGCGGGAAAAGAAGGGGCCGCGGCGGCCAACATTTATCCCCTGGAGCCGTTCATCGTCAATATCTACGATGGACAGGAACTGCGATATCTGAAGGTAAAGGTTGAAATGGAAATGGCCGGTTCGACCAAGGGCGATTTGGACGCTCGACTGGCCCCGATGCGAGACACCATACTGGTTCTGCTGAGCTCGAAGACTTTGCAAGATCTCCAGGATCTTCAGGGCAAGAACCAGCTCAAGGATGAAATTCTGGTGTCGGTGAACAAGATTATTACGCCTGCCAGGATAACCAAGGTCTATTTTACCGACTTTGTCGTCCAGTAGGGTATCTTGCGAACCGGAATGGAAAAAATTCTTTCAAAAGCCGAAATTGAAGCACTTCTCAATGCCGTGTTCGAAGGTCGTATTGAGCCTGAGAGAGAACTGGCCAAAGCCGAGGGGAGCGTAGTCACCTATGACCTCTTCAACACCGAGGCCCATAAGGGCTTTGTCCCCAATCTCGACATCATATATGACAGCTTCATCCGCTATAACCGAGTCAGCCTCTCCAATCGACTGCGCAAGGTTGTTGAAATTAAAAAAATCGGCGCCCGCTCCTATAAGTTCGACGATTTTATTCAAACGCTTCCCTCTCCGGTTTGCATGGCTATTTTCAAGATCGAGCCTCTCAAGGGAGCTGCTCTGATCTCCTTTGACAGTACGCTTGTGCTTTCGCTTGTGGACAGTCTTCTGGGAGGTACCGGCACAAGCAAGGTCTCCATGGCAAACCGTATGTTTACCTCCATAGAACTGCGTCTGGTGGAGAAGATCGTTGCGGACATTCTGCAGGATCTGGAAAAGGCCTGGGCGCCGCTCTATGCTACACACATGAACCTGCTGCGCATGGAGATGAACCCTCGCCTAATCAATATCGTCCCGCCTGAATACCAGATCGTGACCATGTCGCTCAAGATTCAGATCGAAGACATATCGGGTAATATGGTCTTTGCCGTCCCCTACATGACAATTGAGCCGATTCGTGA
Protein-coding regions in this window:
- a CDS encoding flagellar basal body-associated FliL family protein — its product is MAKDEQESAEVEGGSNKKKMFIIIGAAVAAVVILGVVAFMLMGKGGSDEKGKEGEAKTEAKAEGGHGGETTAGKEGAAAANIYPLEPFIVNIYDGQELRYLKVKVEMEMAGSTKGDLDARLAPMRDTILVLLSSKTLQDLQDLQGKNQLKDEILVSVNKIITPARITKVYFTDFVVQ
- the fliM gene encoding flagellar motor switch protein FliM, whose protein sequence is MEKILSKAEIEALLNAVFEGRIEPERELAKAEGSVVTYDLFNTEAHKGFVPNLDIIYDSFIRYNRVSLSNRLRKVVEIKKIGARSYKFDDFIQTLPSPVCMAIFKIEPLKGAALISFDSTLVLSLVDSLLGGTGTSKVSMANRMFTSIELRLVEKIVADILQDLEKAWAPLYATHMNLLRMEMNPRLINIVPPEYQIVTMSLKIQIEDISGNMVFAVPYMTIEPIRDKLKAGMQFDLMAIDPQWSSRLSSGLMEAPLEIVVEMGNANITLGELLDLAAGDTIMLDKPCSSELLVKVEGTTKYFAIPGIRHGNRAIQITAIGGSGE